In the genome of Streptomyces pactum, one region contains:
- a CDS encoding DJ-1/PfpI family protein: MDIVIPLFDRFEPLDAIGPYEILGYVPGATVRFVTAEPGLVQDVLGSLPVHVPTRYTDVERCDVLLVPGGGSFLTMVDDPGFLGWVREIHAGTRFTTSVCTGSLVLGAAGLLEGLTATTHWAAVTDLEAYGATYTPERVVRQGRVITSAGVSSGIDMAVRLAALLTDEVTAQAIQLYTEYDPQPPFDTGSVAKAPAEVLDRARTLG, from the coding sequence ATGGACATCGTCATACCGCTCTTCGACCGCTTCGAACCGCTCGACGCGATCGGGCCGTACGAGATCCTCGGCTACGTACCCGGCGCCACCGTCCGGTTCGTCACGGCCGAACCGGGCCTGGTGCAGGACGTGCTGGGCTCGCTGCCGGTGCACGTTCCGACCCGGTACACCGACGTGGAACGCTGCGACGTGCTGCTCGTCCCGGGCGGGGGCAGCTTCCTGACGATGGTGGACGACCCCGGCTTCCTCGGCTGGGTGCGGGAGATCCACGCCGGGACCCGCTTCACCACCTCGGTCTGCACCGGTTCCCTGGTGCTCGGCGCGGCCGGCCTGCTGGAGGGCCTGACGGCCACCACCCACTGGGCCGCGGTCACCGACCTGGAGGCGTACGGCGCCACCTACACCCCCGAACGGGTGGTGCGGCAGGGCCGGGTGATCACCTCGGCCGGCGTCTCCTCCGGGATCGACATGGCCGTCCGGCTCGCCGCGCTGCTCACCGACGAGGTGACCGCGCAGGCGATCCAGCTGTACACCGAGTACGATCCGCAACCTCCCTTCGACACCGGTTCGGTGGCCAAGGCCCCGGCCGAGGTGCTCGACCGGGCCCGCACCCTGGGCTGA
- a CDS encoding LacI family DNA-binding transcriptional regulator, translated as MKDVAARAGVGLKTVSRVVNGEPGVTPDTERRVREAITALGFRRNDSARILRKGRTASVGLVLEDLADPFYGPLSRAVEEVARAHGALLINGSSAEDPEREQELVLALCARRVDGLVIIPAGDDHRYLEPELAAGVATVFVDRPAALIEADAVLSDSFGGARDGVAHLIAHGHRRIGFLGDRPRIHTAAERLRGYRAAMAGAGLPVDPSWVSLGPTDPARVRAAALAMLDGDPPVTALFAGNNRVTVTVVRVLAGRPRPVALVGFDDFELADLLSPAVTVVAQDAARLGGTAARTLFRRLETAGAATGPGTPAPEPRRVVLPTRLIVRGSGEIPPPAGA; from the coding sequence ATGAAGGACGTCGCGGCCCGGGCCGGGGTGGGTCTGAAGACCGTCTCCCGGGTGGTCAACGGCGAGCCGGGGGTCACCCCGGACACCGAGCGGCGGGTGCGGGAGGCGATCACCGCCCTGGGCTTCCGGCGCAACGACAGCGCCCGCATCCTGCGCAAGGGCCGCACCGCCAGCGTCGGCCTGGTCCTGGAGGACCTGGCGGACCCCTTCTACGGGCCGCTCAGCCGTGCCGTGGAGGAGGTCGCCCGGGCCCACGGCGCGCTGCTGATCAACGGGTCCAGCGCCGAGGACCCCGAGCGGGAGCAGGAACTGGTGCTGGCGCTGTGCGCGCGCCGGGTGGACGGACTGGTGATCATCCCGGCCGGTGACGACCACCGCTATCTGGAGCCGGAGCTGGCGGCCGGGGTGGCCACCGTCTTCGTGGACCGGCCCGCCGCGCTGATCGAGGCGGACGCCGTGCTGTCGGACAGCTTCGGCGGCGCCCGCGACGGGGTGGCCCACCTCATCGCCCACGGTCACCGCCGGATCGGTTTCCTCGGGGACCGGCCGCGCATCCACACCGCCGCCGAGCGGCTGCGCGGCTACCGGGCGGCGATGGCCGGGGCCGGGCTGCCGGTGGACCCGTCATGGGTGTCGCTGGGCCCGACCGACCCGGCGCGGGTGCGTGCCGCGGCCCTCGCCATGCTGGACGGGGACCCTCCGGTGACCGCGCTCTTCGCCGGCAACAACCGGGTGACGGTCACCGTGGTGCGGGTGCTCGCCGGCCGCCCCCGGCCGGTCGCCCTGGTCGGCTTCGACGACTTCGAACTCGCCGACCTGCTCTCCCCCGCGGTGACCGTGGTGGCCCAGGACGCGGCCCGGCTCGGTGGCACCGCGGCACGGACGCTCTTCCGGCGGCTGGAGACGGCGGGGGCGGCCACCGGCCCGGGCACGCCGGCCCCCGAACCGCGCCGGGTGGTGCTGCCGACCCGGCTGATCGTGCGCGGTTCCGGCGAGATCCCGCCGCCCGCCGGAGCCTGA
- a CDS encoding BtrH N-terminal domain-containing protein has protein sequence MTVVTGVEARGGEHCETTALGVLLRHEGLDLSEPMLFGLGSGLSFVYWDSKAMGFPFLGGRVRPFELTRNLAAQLGLDLRVRETTSARRAWEDVAAPIDAGRPVGLQLDSFHLDHFRTKVHFGGHIVAMYGYDEHHAHLVDTAQQGGAVRTGLDGLARARAARGPMTARHRSFTLTVPASAPTPVERIVPAVTACAAAFLDPPIANLGHRGVETAGRRVRTWLGRTDDPGRDLVRAARLMEEAGTGGSLFRNLYRDFLAESAELLGNPGLRTGHRLYAEAATLWTSVAGLIEKAGTSGDARHLEQAGATLGEIAALEREAMRTLSRLTE, from the coding sequence ATGACCGTGGTGACAGGCGTCGAGGCCCGCGGCGGCGAACACTGCGAGACGACGGCGCTGGGCGTGCTGCTGCGGCACGAGGGGCTCGACCTGTCCGAACCCATGCTCTTCGGCCTGGGCTCCGGCCTGTCCTTCGTCTACTGGGACAGCAAGGCCATGGGCTTCCCGTTCCTGGGCGGACGGGTCAGGCCGTTCGAACTGACCCGGAACCTGGCCGCCCAACTCGGACTGGACCTGCGCGTCCGGGAGACCACCTCGGCCCGGCGGGCCTGGGAGGACGTGGCGGCGCCCATCGACGCCGGCCGCCCGGTGGGGCTGCAGCTCGACAGCTTTCACCTCGACCACTTCCGGACCAAGGTGCACTTCGGCGGCCACATCGTCGCCATGTACGGCTACGACGAGCACCACGCCCACCTGGTGGACACCGCGCAGCAGGGCGGGGCGGTGCGCACCGGCCTGGACGGTCTCGCTCGGGCCCGGGCCGCCCGCGGCCCGATGACCGCCCGGCACCGCTCCTTCACCCTCACCGTCCCCGCGAGCGCGCCCACGCCGGTGGAACGGATCGTCCCGGCGGTCACCGCCTGCGCCGCCGCCTTCCTCGACCCGCCCATCGCCAACCTCGGCCACCGGGGCGTCGAGACCGCCGGTCGGCGGGTCCGCACCTGGCTCGGGCGGACCGACGACCCGGGGCGGGACCTGGTCCGGGCCGCCCGGCTGATGGAGGAGGCCGGCACCGGCGGCTCGCTGTTCCGCAACCTCTACCGCGATTTCCTCGCCGAATCCGCCGAACTCCTCGGCAACCCGGGACTGCGCACCGGCCACCGGCTGTACGCCGAGGCGGCCACGCTGTGGACCTCGGTGGCGGGCCTGATCGAGAAGGCCGGCACCTCCGGCGACGCCCGCCACCTGGAACAGGCGGGTGCCACACTCGGTGAGATCGCCGCCCTGGAGCGCGAGGCGATGCGGACGCTGAGCCGGCTGACGGAGTGA
- a CDS encoding ROK family protein: MPADLIAALDIGGTKIAGALVDGSGELPVRARRATPAREDGATVLGAVTAVLRELAGSPLWTRVAAVGIGSAGPVDASAGTVSPVNIPGWRGFSLVAAVRETTGELPVTLVGDGVAMTAAEHWRGAARGRTGALCMVVSTGVGGGLVLGGELYPGPTGNAGHIGHISVELEGDPCPCGGRGCVERIASGPNIARRALENGWRPGPDGDVSAAAVAAAARAGDPVARASYERAARALAAGIAATAALAEIEVAVIGGGVAGAGEVLFAPLRRMLGDYATLSFVRGLTVVPARTGTDAGLLGAAAAAARGTRLSGFGTGS; this comes from the coding sequence ATGCCAGCTGACCTCATCGCCGCGCTCGACATCGGCGGCACCAAGATCGCGGGCGCTCTGGTGGACGGGAGCGGCGAGCTGCCGGTCCGGGCCCGGCGCGCCACCCCGGCCCGGGAGGACGGGGCCACGGTGCTGGGCGCGGTCACCGCGGTGCTGCGGGAGCTGGCCGGCTCCCCGCTGTGGACGCGGGTGGCGGCGGTGGGCATCGGCAGCGCGGGCCCGGTGGACGCCTCGGCGGGCACCGTCAGCCCGGTCAACATCCCCGGCTGGCGCGGCTTCTCGCTGGTCGCCGCGGTCCGGGAGACCACCGGTGAGCTGCCGGTCACGCTGGTGGGCGACGGGGTGGCGATGACCGCCGCGGAACACTGGCGCGGCGCGGCCCGGGGCCGTACCGGGGCGCTGTGCATGGTGGTCTCCACCGGGGTCGGCGGCGGGCTGGTGCTCGGCGGCGAGCTGTACCCCGGCCCCACCGGCAATGCCGGCCACATCGGCCACATCAGCGTGGAACTGGAGGGCGATCCCTGTCCGTGCGGCGGCCGCGGCTGTGTGGAGCGCATCGCCAGCGGCCCCAACATCGCCCGCCGGGCGCTGGAGAACGGTTGGCGCCCGGGACCGGACGGGGACGTCTCGGCCGCCGCGGTGGCCGCCGCCGCCCGCGCCGGCGACCCGGTCGCCCGGGCCTCCTACGAGCGGGCCGCACGGGCCCTGGCCGCCGGCATCGCGGCCACCGCCGCCCTGGCCGAGATCGAGGTGGCGGTGATCGGCGGTGGCGTGGCGGGCGCCGGCGAGGTGTTGTTTGCGCCGCTGCGGCGGATGCTCGGCGACTACGCCACGCTCTCCTTCGTCCGCGGGCTGACCGTGGTGCCGGCCCGGACGGGCACCGACGCGGGGCTGCTGGGCGCCGCCGCCGCGGCGGCCCGCGGGACGCGGCTGTCGGGGTTCGGCACCGGCTCCTGA
- a CDS encoding GNAT family N-acetyltransferase, whose translation MTTEPELRPARPSDHPALVDRVQRWWGDSRTPEQARELSLLLPRLFLQFFSRTSLVLEDGSGIRAFLVGFHAADNEEEAYIHFVGVDPALRGRGLGRRLYAEFLRQAAGAGRREVRAVTSPGNAGSIAFHRALGFVCEPGDLEIGGVPVHTDHDGPGQHRVCFRLRLPPAPDTPAPPDPAAARPAPPPRR comes from the coding sequence ATGACCACGGAACCGGAGCTGCGCCCGGCGCGCCCCTCCGACCACCCCGCACTCGTGGACCGCGTACAGCGGTGGTGGGGCGACTCCCGCACCCCCGAGCAGGCCCGCGAGCTGTCACTGCTGCTGCCCCGGCTGTTCCTCCAGTTCTTCTCCCGCACCAGCCTGGTCCTGGAGGACGGGTCCGGCATCCGGGCCTTCCTCGTCGGCTTCCACGCCGCGGACAACGAGGAGGAGGCGTACATCCACTTCGTGGGGGTCGACCCGGCGCTGCGCGGGCGGGGACTGGGCCGCCGTCTCTACGCGGAATTCCTGCGCCAGGCCGCCGGGGCGGGCCGCCGCGAGGTGCGGGCCGTCACCTCGCCGGGGAACGCCGGCTCCATCGCCTTCCACCGGGCGTTGGGGTTCGTCTGCGAGCCGGGCGACCTGGAGATCGGCGGCGTGCCGGTGCACACCGACCACGACGGCCCCGGGCAGCACCGGGTCTGCTTCCGCCTCCGGCTCCCGCCCGCCCCGGACACCCCGGCCCCGCCGGACCCGGCCGCGGCACGGCCCGCTCCCCCGCCGCGCCGGTGA